From the Hordeum vulgare subsp. vulgare chromosome 1H, MorexV3_pseudomolecules_assembly, whole genome shotgun sequence genome, the window AGAACCCGAAGGATTGGCTGTTTTCATTGCATGAAATATTAACGAAGGAGCTCTCCGATCGCTTAGTGGTAAGATATGGGCACTCTGGGGAGTCAGGCGGAAGGCAATTCATGAGAAAAAAATTCAATCACCATATTCGGTTAACAGTTTTATATCTAGTTATTTGGGTGAGTTACAGTGCTACCAATGGCGATGGCTCCGACTAGTGCGAGACCACCGAGATGGCTAGCCCTCTGACACACAATGCAAAAGTTGAACGTTGATGTTGTTGTgtccagatatgattttggatgaGTTGGTGTGATTTGTAAAGACCATGGTAGTATGTTCATGGGAGCTTCGATCCTTTGCTTCAGAAGCAGTGTGGACCCGCCGACTCTTGAAGCTTTCGCCATTAGAGAAGATCTCGCATTAACAGATGACCTATACTTGAGACGGATTCAAGTTGCGTTAGATTGCAAAGTGGTAGTACAAGGCATACAGAAGGACAATTCAGGGAGCTACAAAGCAATTATATACATGAAATAATAGACCACTTCTCAACTTTTGAATTTTGCAATTTTAGTCATGAGTTTAGGAGCTCAAATTATAAACCTTACAACTTAACGAAGCATGCTCTATTTTTTAATAGTGTCCGTCATGTTTGGTTAAGACACCCCGAAAATCTATCATCCGTCCATGTAAACATCATGACGAATTAATAAAGCTTCACAACGTTTCAAACAACGGTGGAGGTGGTGACACACTTACACACACCACCTCTAGAAACTCTTGCCACACAGCTCAAGAAAAAAAAAACTCTTGCCACACGGGTCCGGTTCCTGTTCCTGTGGGGAGAGTTTCCAGCGTCTCGTGATGGGGGCACAGGACGAGGGTACTGGCCGGCGCCCGCCGCCGCCAGAGGCCACCCCTGGCCAGCTCGCCGCAACCGCGGGCACGGCGCCGCCGCCCATTACCGCAGCCCAGTTCCTCTCCTGGAAGCAGCGCAAGGTCGATctgccccttttctctccctggcTAAGAAGTTCCTTTACAAGTCGCCATGGATTTATGCCTGAGCTTTCCCGTGATTTCTTCTCCGTCCAGCGGCTAGCTAAGTGcgctgtggtcttgtggtggtttCCCCTTGGCTAGACTATGGAAACCACTCGTGATTTGTAGGCTCCTCTCTCTGGATGCACTCCAGCATGTGTGATTATgtgccttttgtttattttttggtgCCATGTGCACTAGTATGTTTTACTAGGATTGGAACGATGGGTTGTAAGTTCTGTGTTTGATTGCCTCCTACAGGGCTTGTACACGAATAGGAAAGGATAAAGATAACCAATATAATCGCATCATGAAGCGCCCATGTGAGAGACATCTCGGATAATGCAAGCGGCTTTATGTAGGGCTTCGATGACATGTTCTCTGTTAATTAGAGATAGCTACTGCATTTAATCCCAGATATAAGTAATGTTAGAGTCTCTATGTGTTTACTGTTTAGGTTTAATCATCAAGGAAGAAATGATGACCATTGGCCAACATAGACAAGAATAATCTGATACAACTAGATCCGTAACCAAGTATCCTTTCTTTGTGTGTGTGAATCGGTCAAATATAAATTCCGAATACATATCTTATTGTATTCGATGGAATTGATGGTCAAAGTGTTGCATTAAAAACAAAGTCAGTGTCCCAACTACCTTGCATTTGGGATCATGAGTATATGTGCAAGTACCTACCGAAGTACCGAGCACTGCTTCTACTTATTTCAGATGCAACATTGTGAACAACCACAGCCAGAGAGTGCTGAAACACGTCTTTTATTTAAGCACTATGTCAGCACCTTACTTCGCTAAACGTCTCTCCAAGAACATGATTTTACATGCCCTTAGATGATAATACTTTTCTTCATCATCTCGAATAGATCTACTTGAGTGGTTAACTGCAACTTTGTTAACTTTTTAGTGTCTATGAACAACGGATATCAGATACTTATCTGTAATATGTTTCCCTTTCCTTGTATATATTCTAGGTTATTTGTCGGACGAACGATGCACACTTCTTTTTTATTATTCTGGTCCCTGGGGAGCCTCCTGAGATACACATGCTGTTTTTGTTAAATTGTACTCGCTCTGtagactaatataagagcgtttagattactAGAGTAGTGttgtaaacgctcttatattagtttacggagggagtagatttctTCTTACCTTCTTGTCCATTGTCTGGGTAATTGTCATGGATGTGTTATATTTCTGCCTTTGAATTGATTATCTTTTTAATTCTTAGCGAGCACCTGTTCTCTATTTGTGTGGTTGTACGGGTCCGGTTTTCATGCATAGTTTGCTCATAAAGTTACACCTGCTATTCAGGATAGGGAGAACTGCATTGCTTGTGCATTTTATTTTGCTTTCAGTGCTCTGCAATCTGATTATTAAGAGAGGTTAGAGAGTTTCAATATTTATAATCTGTTCTTGGAGAGATAATTCAACCTTTTgttctttatattattttttgcaaAATGCAACCTGTAATGATTGgttcctttttgtttttatgttGGTGGAAACTTTAAGCTTATTTTGGATGTTGCTTGCTCAATAATAAAAAGCTGCGCTTTGATATTCTTGTAGAAGTTTGATAGTTGTTAATGCCAAAGATCATGCAAAACGGTTGTTGCTAGAATCCAGATGACGTGTGATGTGTGGTTACCATAGTTTCACCCTATTTTTTCCGGTTCTAATTATTGCTGTATAACTCTTTAAAAGAATGTGACATGATCGTTTGTGATCATTACTTGTAGGTATACATGTGAAATAAAAAATAATGACATTGTCGAACATAAACCAACATTTGTGTTCTGCTTTGTTCTTACCAGATCAATTCTGACTTTCTGAGTTCCCTTTCCGGACCCGTGCTCTTTGGATAACAAAGCACATGTTGCAATCTGACTGAATAACATGGGAGGGCCCATCTGTGATGTTAAGTCATGATAATCTGATTTATTTCTTGAAAACAGGATGGTCTGTCTAATCCATCTTTATAAATGGCCGGTTGTTACAGTACTTTGTGTTTTGTACTGTCTCTAAGCTGTTTTGCATGCTGCAATTCTCTCAAAACATCAAGATATAAGACTGATTTATACGAATCTGTATGCTTGGTTGTTTTTTGTTTTCTGATCCTACTGGCAAGAACTACTTCGTTTTGTGTCCTACATAAGACTAACATTGATCTTAATAGCATCTTTGTTTGGTTTGAACTTCAGgatgcagaagaagctgcagagaaagctgaagcggcTCGGAAGCGAGCCGCAGATATAGCTTCAGGCACAGTTCAAATGAATGGCCGGGAGCTGTTCCTGCAAGAACCCTGGGTGTTTGACAACAACATTTACTGAGACAACCAAGTCCTGCAGAAACACACAGAGCATGAGTGTATGCCATTTTCACTGTCAGAATCCCACGCCATAAGAGTTTGTACGGGCCGTTTGAGCTCTGTTTTATGGAACCTGTACATTGTTTTTCTACTGATAAATGGGAACAAAGACAATGCTCTACAATAAAGAAATAATCGTACTTTTCACATTTCAGAGCATCCAGATTTCGCGAATGCTGAATATAGTGTATCATTCCGCTATAGCTCTTTCTCAACCTGTGTTTAGGGCTTGCGGCTATGATTACTTTCTCTGTGCCTCGATATAGCTGCATATAGCAGCTATTGGCAATAAAAAAGAATAATCCTTACTAGTACAAATTACTCTTGTTTCTTTTTTCCTATTCCCTCCGTCTCAGTTTATAAATCCAGTACATGTATCCAGGTCgttaatttgaccaacttaatgagaggcacatataacaaaaatatatatcattaaaaaatttagatgttttattttctaatgatatatttttagtgttaaacaatatattttatataagttaaattaaCGATCTAGATACACGCGCATGCCTTCTAGGCTGTGGGAAGGGAGTAGTACAGTACCTAACAGCCCGTTGGCATGTAACAGCATCAGTTTGTTTGGAGAAAAAACTTGGTGAAAGAGGGGTGTTTGTATTTGCAGCTTCATCGAGCCAAATGGTCTTGCGATCATCGCCATTCGAGCAATTCAGAAACACCACAATGGTTCGCTGATGAAGTATTTTAGATGCGACAAAGATATCTGTAAGTGCTTATTGACTAGTGAATTTGAGATACTGGAAGTGGTTGGTCACAAGTGAGCGAGAGATATTGAAAGATGATGTACTACGTGTTTGCttatcaaaagaaaaaaaaaacatgttttcttaAAGGGGCCATTTGCTTTTAAATTCGTTACTCGTACGGGATTTGCCAGGTTTCAACTTGTGCAAAGCCACTTGGTACCATCTCTTTTCCCTCCATTGTACTTGGAGCATTACACTGGTTGATTCGATGGGCAAGGCCACTGGGCACACCTATTTATATCTGCACATACTATGGATTTGAATGGTAACACATCCCATGAACTGAAGCATACAAAACTGTAGATTGTAGTTTTCTTAGCTTCTGTTTCCATCTCTATTCACCAAAGCAATCATGGTTTCATTGTGCCTTAGGGATGGCGGCATTGGGAAAAACAGGTCATCAACTTCTGGAAAGAACTCCACTGAGAGCCATCGGAGCCGTACAATGTGTCTAGATGACACCAAGGCGAGACTCTGTTTCTGAAACGATAGTAACAAAGATTCAGAATCTGTACAGGAAAGGGAAAGACTGCTATACTGCGATTGCGCATCTGAAAGAAAATACTTTAAATTCAGAATTAAAATCTCCTTGTGTCCGAAAGAAAATCACACATGGGATGTGCCTGCACTATGGAGGATTGACAAATGTTTTTTGTATTCAACATAAAGTTGTTCACTcttgtttgtgatatgtttttggCTGTCATTCTTTTTACCAAGCTAATCAGAAACAAATAGCGCTCCCAAGACATGGCCAGTTTTCAGTGATATTGTTTTCCAAATCTCTTAAGAAGTGAACTAAACTTTGTCAAGTTAGGTACAATCAATTCCTGATTAGATGTTAGCGTTGATCCTGCTATACATTTTTCTTTCCATGTTTAAGCGGGTACGGTATATGATTGTGATGGCAAGAGTGGATGGATGTTTGTTAGGGATGCCTCGCTTGTAAGTTGTAACATAGAGTAGATGCAATATTTGTTTTTTAGAAGAATATTTGATTCTTGAAACATCTATTTGTGTTGCAATGTGGTTCTCTCACTTGTAGTTATGAATTCAACCAAATGAACTATTGCAATTTTGTGGGCACCCCATAACAAGCTTTGCACAAACTTGTGCAATAGGAGGTTAGGCACAAAGAAGAATAGTGCCCTGCTCTGCTGGCTGCTGCTAAGTTATGCATTTTGACTTAACTATGATAGGAAATCAGTGGACTTGTTGCCTTTCAATTCC encodes:
- the LOC123436008 gene encoding zinc finger CCCH domain-containing protein 15 homolog, which produces MGAQDEGTGRRPPPPEATPGQLAATAGTAPPPITAAQFLSWKQRKDAEEAAEKAEAARKRAADIASGTVQMNGRELFLQEPWVFDNNIY